One stretch of Verrucomicrobiota bacterium DNA includes these proteins:
- the polX gene encoding DNA polymerase/3'-5' exonuclease PolX, with product MDKEKVAEILLEIGTLLELKGENPFKTRAYSNAARALESLAEPLAKIVAEERLNEIKGIGEGIAKKIAELVTTGKLAYYDELKASIPPGLVEMLSIPGLGPKKIQALNKKLGVDSVEKLEAACKAGQVAELDGFGEKTQTNLLEGIARRRMYAEKHLLAEALRVADPLLESLRSHPNVIRCSAAGSLRRHKEVIGDIDLLASSKKPAEVIESFTRQPGIIKVTAKGDTKASVILEGGIQSDLRVVSDKEFPFALMYFTGNKEHNIIMRQRAIARGLRLNEYGLFKSKEETRDPKLLVSCKDEAEIFSKLDLPYIEPELREDHGEFDAAEKGELPKLIEWTDLRGALHNHSTWSDGHNRTEEIAKFMENLGLEYWAITDHSKSSFQANGLDAKRVREQLKEIKKINDRLAERGSDFRLLTGCEVDILKDGLDFDDDLLAELDVVVASLHVPANNEADNTKRLIRAAQNKFVHMLGHLTGRLLLEREPYPVNQQAVIDACAETGTWVELNCNPYRFDLDWRLWPYAKSKGVKCVINPDAHRNEHAKFLRLGAGIARKGWLTKADVINTLPLGKLMKELKRKQAGWKK from the coding sequence GAAATCAAGGGCATCGGGGAAGGCATTGCCAAAAAAATCGCTGAGTTGGTCACGACCGGGAAACTGGCGTACTACGACGAGCTTAAAGCTTCCATCCCGCCCGGCTTGGTCGAAATGCTCTCGATTCCCGGGCTCGGTCCAAAAAAAATCCAGGCGTTGAATAAAAAACTCGGCGTGGACTCGGTCGAGAAACTCGAAGCCGCCTGTAAAGCCGGCCAGGTCGCCGAACTCGATGGCTTTGGCGAAAAGACGCAGACGAATCTGCTCGAAGGCATCGCCCGGCGGCGGATGTATGCGGAGAAACATCTTCTGGCCGAGGCATTGCGCGTGGCCGACCCGTTGTTGGAAAGTTTGCGTTCGCACCCTAACGTGATCCGTTGCAGCGCGGCAGGGAGTCTGCGGCGACACAAGGAAGTCATCGGCGACATTGACTTGCTCGCGTCCTCAAAAAAACCGGCGGAAGTCATTGAGTCATTCACTCGGCAACCCGGCATCATCAAAGTCACTGCGAAGGGCGACACCAAGGCGAGCGTGATTCTGGAAGGCGGCATCCAGTCGGACTTGCGCGTCGTGAGCGACAAGGAGTTTCCGTTCGCGCTGATGTATTTCACGGGCAACAAGGAACACAACATCATCATGCGCCAGCGGGCCATTGCTCGCGGACTGCGGCTCAACGAATACGGTTTGTTCAAGTCCAAGGAGGAAACGCGCGACCCAAAACTCCTCGTGTCGTGCAAGGACGAGGCGGAGATTTTCAGCAAACTCGACTTGCCATACATCGAGCCAGAGCTGCGTGAGGACCACGGCGAATTCGACGCCGCGGAGAAGGGTGAGCTACCGAAGCTCATCGAATGGACCGACCTGCGCGGCGCGTTGCACAATCACTCGACCTGGAGCGACGGCCACAATCGGACAGAGGAAATCGCGAAGTTCATGGAAAACCTCGGCCTTGAATACTGGGCCATCACCGACCATTCCAAGTCGTCGTTCCAGGCGAACGGCCTCGACGCGAAACGAGTTCGTGAGCAGCTCAAGGAAATCAAAAAGATCAACGACCGGCTCGCCGAACGCGGCAGCGACTTCCGCCTGCTCACCGGCTGCGAAGTGGACATTCTCAAGGACGGACTGGATTTCGACGACGACCTGCTCGCGGAACTGGACGTGGTCGTCGCCAGCCTCCATGTGCCGGCGAACAACGAAGCCGACAACACCAAGCGCCTGATCCGCGCCGCGCAGAACAAGTTTGTCCACATGCTCGGGCATCTGACGGGACGGCTGTTGCTGGAGCGCGAGCCGTATCCGGTGAATCAGCAGGCGGTCATCGACGCCTGCGCGGAAACCGGCACGTGGGTCGAGCTGAATTGCAATCCCTATCGCTTCGACCTGGATTGGCGGTTGTGGCCTTACGCGAAAAGCAAAGGCGTGAAGTGCGTCATTAACCCCGACGCGCACCGCAACGAACACGCGAAATTTTTGCGCCTCGGTGCCGGCATCGCGCGCAAAGGCTGGCTCACGAAGGCCGACGTGATCAACACGCTGCCGCTGGGGAAGCTTATGAAAGAGTTGAAGCGGAAACAGGCCGGGTGGAAAAAGTGA